From the Glandiceps talaboti chromosome 10, keGlaTala1.1, whole genome shotgun sequence genome, one window contains:
- the LOC144440703 gene encoding heparan sulfate glucosamine 3-O-sulfotransferase 1-like, with protein sequence MKRFLVVVSICSIFTIFLPILRYSSTNYCLCDNNCQDSYEPPPQGGFNYDSLLKDISGRENVGDDVSKNTDIFASIESEDESEPDWSASVYVDDYVRAKYDNFCYEPQIPYYRTDDAMLLDSKVLKARGCKQRLPQVIMPGVRKCGTGALIRFLCIHPNISGPIGEMHYFDSRQPTNLTCYRKKMPFTTTSQITMEKTPTYFYRPFNTPQLIMDEISPDTKIIITLCDPMRRAVSDYLEFLWRETDHFSKDPMYSSVRDTFERTVDDLHLQFGGIQPLNEIVDVGIYVKHLIRWYDTFPRDQILILDGTHLSKDPLPELRRVERFLGLRPFFSRDHFSYNEERKLFCVEFPSNACLSHAKGRKHPVVADETWQKLCEFYKPYNKAIEEMTGRSFEWAKTCPEQS encoded by the coding sequence ATGAAGCGGTTTTTGGTAGTGGTATCAATATGTTCCATATTTACTATCTTTTTACCAATTTTGAGGTACTCAAGTACGAATTACTGTTTATGTGATAACAACTGTCAGGACAGTTATGAACCGCCACCGCAAGGCGGTTTTAATTATGATAGTCTGCTAAAAGACATTTCTGGTCGGGAAAATGTCGGGGATGACGTCAGCAAGAATACGGATATTTTTGCTTCAATAGAGTCTGAAGACGAATCGGAGCCAGACTGGAGTGCGAGTGTTTACGTCGATGATTACGTACGAgcaaaatatgataatttttgTTATGAGCCACAAATACCGTACTACAGGACCGACGACGCCATGCTTCTGGACAGCAAAGTACTGAAGGCTCGAGGTTGCAAACAACGGCTACCGCAAGTTATTATGCCAGGGGTAAGAAAATGTGGTACGGGGGCTCTTATACGATTTCTGTGTATACATCCAAATATCAGTGGACCTATCGGTGAAATGCACTATTTTGATTCCCGACAACCGACGAACTTGACGTGTTACAGGAAAAAAATGCCATTTACGACGACTTCCCAGATTACAATGGAGAAGACCCCGACGTACTTTTACCGACCGTTTAATACCCCACAACTAATTATGGATGAGATTTCTCCAGACACCAaaatcattattacattatgtgaTCCTATGCGACGAGCCGTATCGGATTATCTGGAATTCTTGTGGCGTGAAACGGATCATTTTTCAAAAGACCCAATGTACTCCAGCGTGAGAGACACATTTGAACGGACCGTTGATGATTTGCACCTACAATTCGGTGGTATCCAACCCCTGAACGAAATAGTCGACGTCGGAATATACGTCAAACATTTAATCCGATGGTATGATACCTTTCCTAGGGATCAGATATTAATCTTGGATGGCACGCATTTGTCGAAAGATCCACTTCCCGAGCTCAGGAGGGTGGAAAGGTTTCTCGGTCTACGACCGTTTTTCAGCCGGGATCATTTCTCGTACAACGAGGAAAGGAAACTGTTCTGTGTCGAATTCCCATCCAATGCTTGTCTCTCGCATGCTAAAGGTAGAAAACATCCCGTTGTAGCGGACGAAACGTGGCAAAAATTGTGCGAGTTCTACAAACCCTACAATAAAGCCATTGAAGAAATGACAGGGCGAAGTTTCGAGTGGGCTAAAACGTGTCCGGAGCAAAGTTAG